ATGGCCCCGCTGGCCATGGAACTGGTGCGCGACATCCACGAGAACACCGTGGACTTCGAACCGAACTACGACGGCAAGACGCTGCAGCCGACGGTGTTGCCGGCCCGCTTCCCGAACCTGCTGGTCAACGGTTCCTCGGGCATCGCGGTCGGGATGGCCACCCAGATCCCGCCGCACAACCTGCGGGAGGTCGCCGACGCGGCGCAGTGGCTCTTGGAGCACCCGGAGGCCTCGCGCGAGGAGCTGCTGGACGCCGTACTGGAACGGATCCCCGGACCGGACTTCCCCACGGGCGCCCTGATCATGGGCCGCAAGGGGATCGAGGAGGCGTACCGGACCGGGCGCGGCTCGATCGTGATGCGCGCGGTCGTCAACGTCGAGGAGATCCAGGGCCGGCAGTGCCTGGTGGTCACCGAGCTGCCCTACCAGGTCAACCCGGACACCCTCGCGGAGAAGATCGCCGGGCTGGTGCGTGACGGCAAGGTCGCAGGGATCGCCGACCTGCGCGATGAGACCTCAGGGCGCACCGGCCAGCGCCTGGTCATTGTGCTCAAGCGCGACGCTGTGGCCAAGGTCGTGCTGAACAACCTGTACAAGCACACCGGTCTGCAGCAGAACTTCGGTGCCAACATGCTGGCGCTGGTCGACGGGGTGCCGCGCACGCTGCCGGTGTCGGCGTTCATCCGCTACTGGGTCGAGCACCAGATCGACGTCATCGTGCGGCGCACCCAGTTCCGCCTCGACAAGGCCGAGCAGGACATCCACATCCTGCGCGGTTACCTCAAGGCGCTGGACATGCTCGACGAGGTCATCGCGCTGATCCGGCGCTCGCCGTCGGCGGACGAGGCCCGGGTCGGGTTGATGGAGTTGCTGGACGTCGATGACATCCAAGCGCGCGCGATCCTCGACCTGCAGTTGCGGCGCCTGGCCGCGCTGGAGCGGCAGCGGATCCTGGAGCAGCACGACGAGCTGCAGCGGCTGATCGATGACTACAAGGACATCCTGGCCAAGCCGGAGCGGCAGCGGACCATCGTCAGTGAAGAGCTGACCGAGATCGTCGACCGGTACGGCGATGACCGGCGCAGCCAGATCGTGCCCTACGACGGCGACATGTCGATGGAGGACCTGATCCCCGAGGAGGACGTGGTCGTCACGATCACCCGCGGGGGGTACGCCAAGCGCACCAAGGTGTCGGAGTACCGCGCCCAACGTCGTGGTGGCAAGGGTGTTCGCGGTGCGTCGTTGCGCGGCGACGACGTGGTGTCGCACTTCTTCATCACCTCCACCCACCAGTGGCTGCTCTTCTTCACCAACGGCGGCCGGGTCTACCGGGCCAAGGCGTACGAGTTGCCGGAGGCGGCGCGCGACGCGAAGGGTCAGCACGTCGCGAACCTGCTGGCCTTCCAACCGGGTGAGGAGATCGCCCAGGTGATGGCGCTGCAGGACTACGACGCGGCGCCGTACCTGCTGCTGGCTACCCGTAACGGGCTGGTCAAGAAGACCCGGCTGGCCGAGTACGACTCGCCGCGTTCCGGCGGACTCATCGCGGTGAATCTGCGCGATGGGGACGAGCTGGTCGGCGCGGCGCTCGCGGGGCCCGCGGACGACGTACTCCTGGTGTCGCGCAAGGGTCAGTCGGTGCGTTTCCGCGCCACCGATGAGGCGCTGCGACCGATGGGCCGCTCGACCTCGGGGGTGACGGGGATGAAGTTCCGGTCCGGGGACCACCTGCTCGCGATGAGTGTGATCTCCGAGGGCACCGACCCGGACGTGTTCGTGGTCTTCGAGAACGGATTGGCCAAACGTACGGCGAGCTCGGACTACCCGACCAAGGGCCGGGCCACGCTCGGGGTCAAGGTTGCCAACTTCTCCGAGCGCGGCGGTGACCTGGTCGGGGCGCTGACCGTCGACGAGGGCGATGAGGTCCTCGTAGTGATGGAGAAGGGCAAGATCGTGCGCTCCCGCGTCGATGAGGTACGCCGGACCGGGCGCTCGACGCAGGGCGTCCAGTTCGCGACGCCGGACAAGGGCGACGCGATCGTCGCTGTGGCTCGCAACGTGGAGGCCGAGGACGAGGCGGCTCCTCCGGCGGACGGTTCGACGCCTCCCGTAGCTTCTCCAGGGGATCTGGACGTGGATGCCGTACCGTCGGATGAGGCGACTTCCGCCGAGACCGACACCGACGAATCCGGAGACGACGAGTGAGCCAGTCCGACGGCCCCAACGCCGGGGCAACCGCAGCCCGGTTGCCCGGTAGCGCGCAGCGATCGGCGGCACCGTCCCGTCCCGCTGGCGCTCCTGGCCGCCCGGCTTCCCCGGCTTCTCCTGCGGCAGCGCGGGGACGGCAGCCGGCTTCTCGCTCCGGCCGACCGGCCGGGGTTCGTGCGGGTGCGCAGGCTCGGCCCGCCCGGGCGACCCCGCGTCGGGTGCGGCTGTCGG
The window above is part of the Branchiibius hedensis genome. Proteins encoded here:
- the gyrA gene encoding DNA gyrase subunit A gives rise to the protein MTDDTTGGPDEPTPPENRGIDEIDLNTEMQRSYIDYAMAVIVSRALPDVRDGLKPVHRRIVYAMYDGGYRPDRGYNKCSRVVGEVMGQYHPHGDTAIYDAMVRLVQPWSMRYPLIDGQGNFGSPGNDGAAAPRYTECRMAPLAMELVRDIHENTVDFEPNYDGKTLQPTVLPARFPNLLVNGSSGIAVGMATQIPPHNLREVADAAQWLLEHPEASREELLDAVLERIPGPDFPTGALIMGRKGIEEAYRTGRGSIVMRAVVNVEEIQGRQCLVVTELPYQVNPDTLAEKIAGLVRDGKVAGIADLRDETSGRTGQRLVIVLKRDAVAKVVLNNLYKHTGLQQNFGANMLALVDGVPRTLPVSAFIRYWVEHQIDVIVRRTQFRLDKAEQDIHILRGYLKALDMLDEVIALIRRSPSADEARVGLMELLDVDDIQARAILDLQLRRLAALERQRILEQHDELQRLIDDYKDILAKPERQRTIVSEELTEIVDRYGDDRRSQIVPYDGDMSMEDLIPEEDVVVTITRGGYAKRTKVSEYRAQRRGGKGVRGASLRGDDVVSHFFITSTHQWLLFFTNGGRVYRAKAYELPEAARDAKGQHVANLLAFQPGEEIAQVMALQDYDAAPYLLLATRNGLVKKTRLAEYDSPRSGGLIAVNLRDGDELVGAALAGPADDVLLVSRKGQSVRFRATDEALRPMGRSTSGVTGMKFRSGDHLLAMSVISEGTDPDVFVVFENGLAKRTASSDYPTKGRATLGVKVANFSERGGDLVGALTVDEGDEVLVVMEKGKIVRSRVDEVRRTGRSTQGVQFATPDKGDAIVAVARNVEAEDEAAPPADGSTPPVASPGDLDVDAVPSDEATSAETDTDESGDDE